From Drosophila nasuta strain 15112-1781.00 chromosome X, ASM2355853v1, whole genome shotgun sequence, one genomic window encodes:
- the LOC132797161 gene encoding uncharacterized protein LOC132797161 — MKPNADNDDDEDGDEQNPDHFEGDPRPLPYDFQKELIENSNRHIRICEVFVPSSKVYPITSKFYAKYESHGNQLPQRQRQSTRLSSEYPLLESQVYGWMPLQCRDAAKYLNCIHAPKRRCRMTIHGEQIIAGRITERPPFNGLQFILH; from the exons ATGAAACCAAATgcagacaacgacgacgacgaagatgGCGACGAACAAAATCCCGATCATTTCGAAGGTGATCCACGTCCACTGCCCTACGACTTTCAAAAGGAATTAATCGAAAACTCCAATAGGCACATACGCATCTGTGAAGTCTTCGTGCCCTCGTCCAAAG TTTATCCTATCACTTCCAAGTTTTACGCCAAATACGAGTCACATGGCAATCAGTTGCCGCAGCGCCAAAGGCAAAGCACCAGACTGTCGTCGGAATATCCGTTGTTGGAGTCGCAGGTTTATGGCTGGATGCCGCTGCAGTGTCGAGACGCCGCcaagtatttaaattgcatacaTGCACCCAAGCGACGTTGTCGCATGACAATACACGGCGAACAAATCATTGCCGGACGAATTACCGAGCGACCGCCATTCAACGGCCTACAATTCATACTTCActag